From the Halalkalicoccus sp. CGA53 genome, one window contains:
- a CDS encoding helix-turn-helix domain-containing protein has protein sequence MSTRIEFTVPTSACALGRSLGGEPGARLELDRIVPTDDTVMPFFWVWNRDPELFAAAARDERAIDEISIVERVEGGTLFAARWNHEEAGTLFAIARSEGALLDARATTERWRFEVRFVDRAAAGAFRTFCAERGVPLSIERVTTASPREDDRYGLTDEQREALAVAYQRGYFEEPRRATLEDVAREIGITPRALAGRLRRGQATLLERTDLTALPA, from the coding sequence ATGAGCACTCGTATCGAGTTCACCGTCCCCACGAGCGCCTGTGCGCTCGGCCGGTCGCTCGGCGGGGAGCCGGGTGCACGCCTCGAACTCGACCGGATCGTTCCGACCGACGACACCGTCATGCCCTTCTTTTGGGTGTGGAACCGGGACCCGGAGTTGTTCGCCGCTGCCGCGAGGGACGAACGCGCGATCGACGAGATATCGATCGTCGAGCGGGTCGAGGGTGGGACGCTCTTCGCCGCGCGCTGGAACCATGAGGAGGCCGGCACGCTGTTCGCGATCGCCCGCTCGGAGGGTGCACTCCTCGACGCACGGGCGACGACCGAGCGGTGGCGCTTCGAGGTCCGATTCGTCGATCGGGCGGCCGCCGGGGCGTTCCGGACGTTCTGTGCCGAACGGGGGGTACCGCTCTCGATCGAACGCGTCACGACCGCCTCGCCCCGTGAAGACGACCGGTACGGACTCACCGACGAACAGCGCGAGGCGCTCGCGGTGGCCTACCAGCGTGGCTACTTCGAGGAGCCACGCCGCGCGACGCTCGAGGACGTCGCTCGCGAGATCGGGATCACCCCGCGGGCGCTGGCCGGCCGGCTCAGACGCGGGCAGGCGACGCTGCTCGAACGCACCGATCTGACGGCCCTCCCCGCGTGA
- a CDS encoding translation initiation factor IF-5A, with translation MAREQKEVRDLQEGGYVLMDGAACKITHYSTAKPGKHGSAKARVEGRGVFDSKKRSFSQPVDAKIWVPIIERKQGQVINVESDTVAQVMDLDSYETITMQTPSDANLSPEDDIEFLELDGQRKIV, from the coding sequence ATGGCGAGAGAACAGAAGGAGGTCCGCGATCTGCAGGAGGGTGGCTACGTCCTGATGGACGGCGCGGCGTGTAAGATCACCCACTACAGTACGGCCAAACCGGGCAAACACGGCAGCGCGAAGGCCCGTGTCGAGGGTCGTGGCGTCTTCGACAGCAAGAAGCGCAGCTTCTCCCAGCCGGTCGACGCGAAGATCTGGGTGCCGATCATCGAGCGGAAACAGGGTCAGGTCATCAACGTCGAGAGCGACACCGTCGCGCAGGTGATGGACTTAGACTCCTACGAGACGATCACGATGCAGACGCCCTCGGACGCGAACCTCTCGCCCGAAGACGACATCGAGTTCCTCGAACTCGACGGCCAGCGAAAGATCGTCTGA
- a CDS encoding pyridoxamine 5'-phosphate oxidase family protein, which translates to MSRGLPPEAEDLIRDAPLMAHFATSYEDRPHVAPVWYRYRNGTLSALLSGKKLENVRRNPRVAISIEQSENGSAQWMVAMRGTAEVIEEEVAIREAEAVINPKYGADPDAWEGNTLVRVDVASGSYRTYD; encoded by the coding sequence ATGAGCAGGGGACTCCCTCCGGAAGCGGAAGACCTGATCCGCGACGCGCCGCTGATGGCACACTTCGCCACCAGCTACGAGGACCGTCCGCACGTCGCGCCGGTCTGGTATCGGTACCGAAACGGAACGCTCTCGGCGCTGCTCTCGGGGAAGAAACTCGAGAACGTCCGGCGAAATCCCAGAGTGGCTATCTCGATCGAGCAGTCAGAGAACGGCTCGGCGCAGTGGATGGTCGCGATGCGCGGGACGGCGGAGGTGATCGAAGAGGAGGTGGCGATCCGCGAGGCCGAGGCCGTGATCAACCCGAAGTACGGCGCGGATCCCGATGCCTGGGAGGGGAACACGCTCGTCCGGGTCGACGTCGCCTCGGGGAGCTATCGGACGTACGACTGA
- a CDS encoding aminotransferase class I/II-fold pyridoxal phosphate-dependent enzyme, translated as MQIEPFGLERWFAEVEHGADVMLAESGIRSLSADRFDLDPGELGYVIPTNGDPEFRAEVGARYDRGRDEVLFTCGTQEANFLAFLALMRGDAHAVVVTPTYQALSAVPEAFGRVTRVWLEPPEWELSVEAIAEAIEPETRVVVFNNPNNPTGVYHDEGLVRELYDLAAENDAYLLCDEVYRLLADEPITPVAAMGEYGLSTTSLTKAYGLAGLRFGWLAGDREVVDRAWQWKDYTTISTGLIDQHVARQALRGEREILLENRALADEHRERVRTFVREHGLGWHEPVGVNGFVTIPEGFENGEEFCRTVVDEESVVLAPGDLFGFEDYFRIGFGLPTDELEVGLARVGSVIDRHT; from the coding sequence ATGCAGATCGAACCCTTCGGCCTCGAGCGCTGGTTCGCCGAGGTCGAACACGGAGCCGACGTCATGCTCGCAGAGAGCGGCATCAGGAGCCTCTCCGCGGACCGATTCGACCTCGATCCGGGCGAGTTGGGCTACGTCATCCCGACCAACGGCGACCCGGAGTTCCGCGCGGAGGTCGGCGCACGCTACGACCGCGGTCGGGACGAGGTGCTGTTCACGTGCGGCACCCAGGAGGCGAACTTCCTCGCCTTCCTCGCGCTGATGCGAGGGGACGCACACGCGGTCGTCGTCACCCCCACCTACCAGGCGCTCTCCGCGGTGCCCGAGGCGTTCGGGCGGGTCACCCGCGTGTGGCTCGAACCACCCGAGTGGGAGCTCTCCGTGGAAGCGATCGCCGAGGCGATCGAACCCGAGACGCGCGTCGTCGTCTTCAACAACCCGAACAACCCGACCGGGGTCTACCACGACGAGGGGCTGGTACGCGAACTCTACGACCTCGCGGCCGAGAACGACGCCTACCTGCTCTGTGACGAGGTCTATCGGCTGCTCGCCGACGAGCCGATCACACCCGTCGCGGCGATGGGCGAGTACGGCCTGAGCACGACGAGCCTGACGAAGGCGTACGGCCTCGCCGGACTACGCTTCGGCTGGCTCGCCGGCGACCGGGAGGTCGTGGATCGGGCCTGGCAGTGGAAGGACTACACGACCATCTCGACCGGGCTGATCGACCAGCACGTCGCCCGACAGGCGCTCAGAGGCGAGCGAGAGATCCTCCTCGAGAACCGGGCGCTCGCGGACGAACACCGGGAACGGGTGCGAACGTTCGTCCGCGAGCACGGCCTCGGCTGGCACGAGCCCGTGGGGGTAAACGGCTTCGTCACGATCCCCGAGGGGTTCGAGAACGGCGAGGAGTTCTGTCGAACGGTCGTCGACGAGGAGAGCGTCGTGCTCGCACCGGGCGACCTCTTCGGGTTCGAGGACTACTTCCGGATCGGCTTCGGCCTGCCGACCGACGAGCTGGAGGTGGGGTTAGCGCGGGTCGGGAGCGTGATCGATCGTCACACCTGA
- a CDS encoding Leu/Phe/Val dehydrogenase: protein MVFDTIEERGHEQVSFFTDDETGLRAIVAIHDTTLGPSLGGTRLYDYETEGTALEDVLRLSEAMTYKAAATDLPLGGGKAVILGEPDAASEALFEAYGRAVDRLCGRYVTSVDVNTGAAEMDAIARETDHVVGTSSGLENPSAITAHGVFRGIEACAEHVYGTDSLDDRRVVVQGTGKVGSALVEQLVEAGAEVVVSDVDSERVGHLVETRGVGSVAPEAVFDEECDVFAPCAIGGVVNDESVSRLSCDVVAGAANNVLAERRHAVALADRGILYAPDYVINAGGLITVYEEYAGGRREEAYEKADRIGDRLSALIDRADREGTTVLDAADAYAEDRLAERAERTTPV, encoded by the coding sequence ATGGTGTTCGACACGATCGAGGAGCGGGGCCACGAACAGGTCTCCTTTTTCACCGACGACGAGACGGGGCTGCGAGCGATCGTCGCGATCCACGACACGACGCTCGGGCCCTCACTGGGAGGAACGCGGCTCTACGACTACGAGACGGAGGGCACGGCGCTAGAGGACGTCCTCCGGCTCTCGGAGGCGATGACGTACAAGGCAGCGGCGACCGACCTCCCGCTCGGCGGCGGGAAGGCCGTGATCCTCGGCGAACCCGACGCCGCGTCCGAGGCGCTGTTCGAGGCGTACGGTCGGGCGGTCGATCGGCTCTGCGGGCGCTACGTCACCTCCGTGGACGTGAATACGGGCGCAGCGGAGATGGACGCCATCGCCCGCGAGACCGACCACGTCGTCGGGACGAGCAGTGGGCTAGAGAACCCCTCCGCGATCACCGCTCACGGCGTCTTCCGGGGGATCGAGGCGTGTGCCGAGCACGTCTACGGGACCGACTCGCTCGACGACCGTCGAGTAGTCGTCCAGGGTACGGGGAAGGTCGGTTCGGCCCTGGTCGAACAGCTCGTCGAGGCCGGCGCGGAGGTCGTGGTGAGCGACGTCGACTCCGAGCGGGTCGGCCACCTCGTGGAGACACGGGGGGTGGGATCGGTCGCCCCCGAGGCGGTCTTCGACGAGGAGTGTGACGTCTTCGCGCCGTGTGCGATCGGCGGCGTCGTGAACGACGAGAGCGTCTCGCGGCTCTCCTGTGACGTCGTCGCGGGCGCGGCGAACAACGTCCTCGCCGAGCGGCGCCACGCCGTGGCACTCGCCGACCGCGGGATCCTCTACGCGCCCGACTACGTGATCAACGCGGGCGGGCTGATCACCGTCTACGAGGAGTACGCCGGCGGCAGGCGCGAGGAGGCGTACGAGAAGGCCGACCGGATCGGCGACCGGCTCTCGGCGCTGATCGACCGGGCAGACCGCGAGGGGACGACCGTCCTCGACGCGGCCGACGCGTACGCCGAGGACCGTCTCGCCGAGAGAGCGGAGCGGACGACGCCGGTCTGA
- a CDS encoding deoxyhypusine synthase: MSDDELPEREEFAHDPIGHTRVTAGMSVGDLATEYGNAGIGAADLADAVGITAEMFGDEETSVFFGLAGAMVPCGMRQVVIDLIREGYIDALVTTGANLTHDTIEAIGGKHHHGRAGPRDRRPGASRSGSSEDSGEHGTDRHDEKTPREHDEALREEWVDRIYNVYLPQEHFTEMETHVREEVFSGLERTVSIQELTAELGKANAAANEREGVKEDPGVAAAAYECDVPIYCPAIQDSVLGLQAWIYSQTTDFSLDALADMTHLNDLAYHAERTGAFVVGGGVPKNYTLQTMLVTPTAYDYAVQLTMDSPRTGGLSGATLDEARSWGKIETAGENASVYADATITLPLVVAAACERIDRS, from the coding sequence ATGAGCGACGACGAGCTTCCGGAGCGCGAGGAGTTCGCCCACGACCCGATCGGTCACACCCGCGTCACCGCGGGGATGAGCGTCGGGGACCTCGCGACGGAGTACGGGAACGCGGGCATCGGCGCGGCGGACCTCGCGGACGCGGTCGGGATCACCGCGGAGATGTTCGGGGACGAGGAGACGAGCGTCTTCTTCGGGCTGGCCGGGGCGATGGTCCCGTGTGGTATGCGTCAGGTCGTCATCGACCTGATCAGAGAGGGGTACATCGACGCGCTCGTGACGACCGGCGCGAACCTCACCCACGACACGATCGAGGCGATCGGCGGGAAACACCACCACGGTCGCGCCGGGCCACGCGACCGGCGGCCCGGCGCTTCCCGCTCAGGCTCGTCGGAGGACTCGGGTGAACACGGAACGGATCGTCACGACGAGAAGACGCCCCGAGAGCACGACGAGGCCCTGCGCGAGGAGTGGGTGGACCGGATCTACAACGTCTACCTCCCGCAGGAACACTTCACCGAGATGGAGACCCACGTCCGCGAGGAGGTCTTCTCCGGCCTCGAACGGACCGTGAGCATCCAGGAGCTGACCGCGGAGTTGGGGAAGGCGAACGCGGCGGCCAACGAGCGCGAGGGAGTAAAGGAAGATCCGGGCGTCGCCGCCGCGGCGTACGAGTGCGACGTCCCGATCTACTGCCCGGCGATCCAGGACTCGGTGCTCGGCCTCCAGGCGTGGATCTACTCGCAGACGACCGACTTCTCGCTCGACGCGCTCGCGGACATGACCCACCTGAACGACCTCGCCTACCACGCCGAACGGACCGGCGCGTTCGTCGTCGGCGGGGGCGTCCCGAAGAACTACACCCTCCAGACGATGCTCGTGACGCCGACGGCGTACGACTACGCCGTCCAGCTCACGATGGACTCACCACGGACCGGCGGACTCTCCGGGGCGACGCTCGACGAGGCTCGATCGTGGGGGAAGATCGAGACGGCCGGCGAGAACGCCAGCGTCTACGCCGACGCGACGATCACGCTCCCGCTCGTGGTGGCGGCCGCGTGCGAGCGGATCGATCGGTCGTGA
- a CDS encoding glycosyltransferase: MAGNDPPTASFVIPAKDEEAYLPATLESLRALDTGHEYETIVVDGGSDDATPEIAREFGVEPVEQEEGGIGRGRDLGARRARGEWLAFVDADTTVRPDYLDRILAFANGGEYDAVSSRCRVVGARRGLAKQAVVNHVFPHLRRPVLPGFNLAIDRDVYGASGGFPDVPNEDTAFSRRLGASYRTGYCPDVLVETSARRFRSAGLTGTLAHYVRLDWHRIRTDH, from the coding sequence GTGGCCGGAAACGACCCTCCGACGGCGAGCTTCGTGATCCCAGCGAAGGACGAGGAGGCGTACCTCCCGGCGACGCTCGAGAGTCTCCGTGCACTCGATACGGGACACGAGTACGAGACGATCGTCGTCGACGGCGGAAGCGACGACGCGACACCGGAGATCGCCAGGGAGTTCGGCGTCGAACCGGTCGAACAGGAGGAGGGCGGAATCGGTCGCGGTCGCGACCTGGGTGCCCGACGAGCACGGGGGGAGTGGCTCGCGTTCGTAGACGCGGATACGACGGTTCGCCCCGACTACCTGGATCGGATCCTCGCGTTCGCGAACGGGGGCGAGTACGACGCGGTGAGCTCTCGGTGTCGCGTCGTCGGTGCTCGTCGTGGCCTCGCGAAACAGGCGGTGGTGAACCACGTGTTCCCGCACCTGCGCCGACCGGTCCTCCCCGGGTTCAACCTCGCGATCGACCGCGACGTCTACGGTGCGTCGGGCGGGTTCCCGGACGTCCCCAACGAGGACACGGCGTTCAGTCGACGGCTCGGGGCTTCCTACCGGACGGGCTACTGTCCCGACGTACTGGTCGAGACGTCGGCCCGGCGGTTCCGTTCCGCGGGACTCACCGGCACGCTCGCACACTACGTTCGCCTCGACTGGCACCGGATACGCACGGACCACTAG
- a CDS encoding cupin domain-containing protein, producing MGRIDESDVEWETLERGETAFRRKRLGAAAGGERIGCSLYELPPGKRSWPYHYHAGNEEAIVVRSGSGTLRLAGETLSLSSGDYVALPADERGAHRVANDGEEVLSYLVISTMDEPDVTVYPDSGKFGVYVGAAPGEEGERSLEGYYRPSDAVSYWEGEEGEE from the coding sequence ATGGGTCGGATCGACGAGTCGGACGTGGAGTGGGAGACGCTCGAACGGGGAGAGACCGCGTTTCGGCGGAAGCGACTGGGCGCGGCCGCCGGGGGCGAACGCATCGGCTGTAGTCTCTACGAACTTCCCCCCGGGAAGCGGTCGTGGCCGTACCACTACCACGCCGGAAACGAGGAGGCGATCGTCGTTCGCTCCGGGTCGGGCACGCTCAGGCTCGCCGGGGAGACGTTGTCGCTCTCTTCGGGCGACTACGTCGCGCTTCCGGCGGACGAACGCGGCGCCCACAGGGTCGCGAACGACGGCGAGGAGGTACTCTCGTACCTCGTGATCTCGACGATGGACGAGCCGGACGTGACGGTCTACCCCGACTCGGGGAAGTTCGGTGTCTACGTCGGGGCGGCACCGGGCGAGGAGGGCGAACGGAGTCTCGAGGGCTACTACCGACCCTCCGATGCGGTGAGCTACTGGGAGGGCGAAGAGGGAGAGGAGTGA
- the speB gene encoding agmatinase — translation MFPGAHEEGGSYGILGAPLDVSTTFQPGTRFGPDRVRRFAETFDDYDHRTDQRFSELSVVDYGDVRAWDDAVEYLHHLEGRIRDVVMDDAVPLVIGGEHTVSEAGVRATDPDLFVCLDAHLDLRSEYDGNPHSHACVTRHVLDVAEEAIVLGVRTGSEEEWERASAEDVSVVPPEDVGDWIETVGSNGSDPFGGRESYLSVDIDGADPGFAPGTGTKEPFGLHPREMRDVVRLAAPHCTGFDVVEVNDRDDGQAAALGGKLLREFVYEHARATRHEE, via the coding sequence ATGTTTCCCGGCGCACACGAGGAGGGCGGGTCGTACGGGATCCTCGGCGCGCCGCTCGACGTCTCGACGACCTTCCAGCCGGGAACCCGGTTCGGACCGGACCGGGTGAGGAGGTTCGCCGAGACGTTCGACGACTACGATCACAGGACGGACCAGCGGTTCTCGGAGCTCTCCGTCGTCGACTACGGGGACGTCCGGGCGTGGGACGACGCCGTCGAGTACCTCCATCACCTCGAAGGCAGGATACGGGACGTCGTGATGGACGACGCGGTCCCACTGGTGATCGGTGGCGAGCACACCGTGAGCGAGGCGGGCGTGAGGGCTACCGATCCCGACCTGTTCGTCTGTCTCGACGCCCACCTCGACCTCCGGAGCGAGTACGACGGCAACCCACACAGCCACGCCTGCGTGACCCGACACGTCCTCGACGTCGCGGAGGAGGCGATCGTCCTCGGCGTCCGAACCGGGAGCGAGGAGGAGTGGGAGCGTGCGAGCGCCGAGGACGTCAGCGTGGTTCCGCCGGAGGACGTAGGGGACTGGATCGAGACGGTCGGATCGAACGGGAGTGACCCCTTCGGCGGTCGCGAGAGTTACCTCTCGGTGGATATCGACGGCGCGGACCCGGGGTTCGCGCCCGGCACCGGCACGAAGGAGCCGTTCGGGCTGCACCCGAGGGAGATGCGCGACGTCGTTCGGCTCGCCGCACCGCACTGTACCGGGTTCGACGTCGTCGAGGTGAACGATCGCGACGACGGCCAGGCGGCGGCGCTCGGAGGAAAGCTCCTTCGGGAGTTCGTTTACGAACACGCACGGGCGACGAGGCACGAGGAATGA
- a CDS encoding D-2-hydroxyacid dehydrogenase translates to MTDEPTILFPHTLGPDRLDGLSEILDDDLPEGAIRIARTPEETFAAAPEVEAIVAGHLGEELLDAAERLRWVQALSAGVDHYDLDELAERGIVLTNASGVHAQPIAEQVLCYALMFERGLHESVRQQARGVWERVEGGEIRGKTMGIVGVGAIGARTADLASALGMEVIGTKRDVESAPDVLSNCYPADEHHELCRRSDYLVLACPLTDETEGLLGYEEFRMMPSSAVVINIARGAVADEAALTRALQSKWIRGAALDVFETEPLPRESPLWELSNVVITPHMAGSTPEKFGRWREIVAENYRALAEGRSEAMVNRVV, encoded by the coding sequence ATGACAGACGAGCCGACGATCCTCTTCCCGCACACGCTCGGCCCCGACCGCCTCGACGGGCTCTCCGAGATCCTCGACGACGACCTCCCCGAGGGCGCGATCCGGATCGCTCGCACCCCCGAGGAGACGTTCGCCGCGGCCCCCGAGGTCGAGGCGATCGTCGCCGGTCACCTGGGTGAGGAACTGCTCGACGCTGCCGAACGCCTCCGGTGGGTGCAGGCACTCAGTGCGGGGGTCGACCACTACGACCTCGACGAGCTGGCGGAGCGCGGGATCGTGCTCACAAACGCCTCGGGCGTCCACGCGCAGCCGATCGCCGAGCAGGTGCTCTGTTACGCGCTGATGTTCGAGCGCGGGCTGCACGAGAGCGTCCGCCAGCAGGCCAGAGGCGTCTGGGAGCGCGTCGAGGGCGGAGAGATCCGCGGGAAGACGATGGGGATCGTCGGCGTCGGTGCGATCGGCGCTCGCACGGCCGACCTCGCCTCTGCACTGGGGATGGAGGTGATCGGGACGAAACGCGACGTCGAGAGCGCACCGGACGTGCTCTCCAACTGTTACCCGGCCGACGAGCACCACGAACTCTGCCGACGGTCGGACTACCTCGTCCTCGCCTGCCCGCTCACCGACGAAACCGAAGGATTGCTCGGCTACGAGGAGTTCCGGATGATGCCGAGCAGTGCAGTCGTCATCAACATCGCTCGCGGGGCGGTAGCGGACGAGGCGGCGCTGACCCGCGCGCTGCAGTCGAAGTGGATCCGCGGGGCAGCGCTCGACGTCTTCGAGACCGAACCCCTCCCACGGGAGTCGCCGCTCTGGGAGCTCTCGAACGTGGTGATCACGCCGCACATGGCGGGGTCGACGCCGGAGAAGTTCGGCCGCTGGCGCGAGATCGTGGCGGAGAACTACCGGGCGCTGGCTGAGGGTCGTTCCGAGGCGATGGTGAACCGGGTCGTCTGA
- a CDS encoding VOC family protein: MSKPQPRAFAHVGVTVPDIDEAIEWYESVLGFERLMEAQTIAGDGESQISRLCLDVLGEFEEVRIAHLGTGGGTAIELFEFREGKESEPSPKEEGYFHVCVIDPNIEELAAEIEETGGKHHTEIWELFPDQRYRMTYCKDPWGNLLEIYTHGHERIYSNQGEY, from the coding sequence ATGTCGAAGCCACAGCCACGGGCGTTCGCACACGTCGGCGTCACAGTGCCAGATATCGACGAAGCGATCGAGTGGTACGAGTCGGTTCTCGGGTTCGAGCGGCTGATGGAGGCACAGACGATCGCCGGTGACGGCGAGAGCCAGATCTCGCGGCTCTGTCTCGACGTGCTGGGGGAGTTCGAGGAGGTACGGATCGCACACCTCGGGACCGGCGGGGGGACGGCGATCGAACTGTTCGAGTTCAGGGAGGGAAAAGAGAGCGAGCCGAGCCCGAAGGAGGAGGGCTACTTCCACGTCTGCGTGATCGACCCGAACATCGAGGAGCTCGCGGCGGAGATCGAGGAGACGGGAGGGAAACACCACACCGAGATCTGGGAGCTCTTTCCCGACCAACGGTACAGGATGACCTACTGCAAGGATCCATGGGGGAACCTGCTGGAGATCTACACCCACGGCCACGAGCGGATCTACAGCAACCAGGGCGAGTACTAA
- a CDS encoding Nif3-like dinuclear metal center hexameric protein encodes MRLTELCERLDDELRTEAFADLDASANGLQVGPREAEIDRVALAVDAAVETIEAAREADADLLLTHHGLSWGGIERITRNEYDRTAALIDGEMALYVSHLPLDSHPEIGNAAGVATVLDLDDREPFGSLDPETIGLRGRLPEAVGIGTLEAELESALDPKRGVYTLEFGPETVESVAVVTGSGVDWLDEAADAGVDAFVTGEGKGHVYHEAREAGIHVLLAGHYATETFGVRSVGELVEGWGLETTFVDRPTGL; translated from the coding sequence ATGAGACTCACCGAACTCTGCGAACGGCTGGACGATGAACTGAGAACGGAGGCGTTCGCCGACCTCGACGCGAGCGCGAACGGGCTCCAGGTCGGTCCACGCGAGGCCGAGATCGACCGGGTCGCGCTCGCCGTGGACGCCGCGGTGGAGACGATCGAGGCGGCGAGGGAAGCGGACGCCGACCTGTTGCTCACCCACCACGGCCTCTCGTGGGGTGGGATCGAGCGGATTACGAGAAACGAGTACGACCGGACCGCCGCGCTGATCGACGGGGAGATGGCGCTCTACGTCTCGCACCTGCCGCTCGACTCCCATCCCGAGATCGGAAACGCCGCCGGGGTCGCGACCGTCCTCGATCTCGACGATCGAGAGCCGTTCGGGAGCCTCGATCCGGAGACGATCGGGCTCCGCGGTCGGTTGCCCGAAGCCGTCGGTATCGGGACGCTGGAAGCCGAACTCGAGAGCGCGCTCGACCCGAAGCGAGGGGTCTACACGCTCGAGTTCGGTCCCGAGACGGTCGAGTCCGTCGCGGTCGTCACCGGCAGCGGGGTCGACTGGCTGGACGAGGCGGCCGACGCCGGCGTCGACGCGTTCGTCACCGGCGAGGGGAAAGGCCACGTCTACCACGAGGCACGGGAGGCTGGGATCCACGTCCTGCTCGCGGGTCACTACGCGACCGAGACGTTCGGCGTCCGCTCGGTCGGCGAACTGGTCGAGGGCTGGGGCCTCGAGACGACGTTCGTCGATCGTCCGACCGGGCTCTAG